Within Sorghum bicolor cultivar BTx623 chromosome 2, Sorghum_bicolor_NCBIv3, whole genome shotgun sequence, the genomic segment GtatattttctctatatttcaTATCACAGTTGGTTTTTCTAACTTATTCCTGTGTTTGTGATTTTGTTTGTTTTGAAGGATGATATTATATCAGCCGTGCAAGGAGAACTGGAGGAAACAGTGGATTCTCATGCTTGCAAGATGTATGTGTTGACACCAAAATAGAACAGATCCTCGCATGTTAAAACATAGAAACAAGTCAATTCAAAAATCTAAATGTATCACAATGAATTCATAAAGATTTGTGTTCATGTGACTCGACATGAATAACTAGCATTAAAGTGAGTATATTGAAGCATGAGTCTTGTGCCTATCTATCTTAGGATGCTTATCTTAGAAGTAGTTGGTGCACATGTCAGCACCTTATCTTGCTTTTTAGCATCTATTTTAGAATATGCTGTAATCCTTTTTTAAGGGCCAAGTTTGTTGTCTCTATATGTACTCCCAATCCTGCCATGGTTTATGTGGCTTAATGAAATACAAAAATTTGCCCCAAAACTTGTGTCTATCTCCAACATATATTAGCTATTTATCACTAAATGGTAACCTTTTTATTCATGACATGGCAATAGATGGTTATATCTATATAGCATGCGTCCAAAAGTCATTGTTTATTGACATGACACCACAAGCATGTCTACAGAAGGAAAAAAACATCTTCCTATTTCTAATCTAGCAATTATTTGCAACTTACATTTGCACTAAAGTTACAACTGGATGCATTATGATGCTAGCTCAGCACCAGAACAATTGTACAAAAGCGTTGCCACACATACCTACATCAGATCAGGCATTCCTCTCTGCATCTTCAGTATGCCACACCACCAAGACCATATGTACTCTTGAATCTTTTGGCACATATATAGTATCACCGTAAATTGCTATAGCACAATCAAAACCCAGTCCATCCAGCTGGTTGGTAGGATCCATCTTTCTTTTCTTCTACATTCAGATTATTTACCTGAGAAGTATTCCCCATGCTTGATAGCTGGGGAAGTACAGTTCCAGAAGGAGCAGCCTTAAAGCTATCTTGACCAAAGGCAAATGGATCGGTGCTAGAACTTATATTTGACTGTCCAAGCGAGCTGGCTTTGTTGCTGTTTGATGCGCGCAGAGTTCGGACTGACCTGGGGTGGACACTCTTCACAGCTGCTTGAGCTTTTGGCTCTTCAGGGAAAGCTGACCATGTTTTCGGATCAGGGCTTGGTGTTCCCGGGCTTGAAGTAAATAGGCCATGCCGGAGCTCTGGAGGGGTTCCTTCAATCTTCTCCCTCGGCTGTGAAAACCAGTAAATTAATATATCAGCCTCCTGATATATATCAAGATGAAATATTACATTCAGGGTATTTAGGCTATCCAGACAGAAATAAGTCAGCAGTAATGACAAATAGGAAAAGTGGCTAGGCTGTGTTAAGTTAAACCTCACAGGGCATTAGATTTAGGATATGCAAGGTAGGATGGGGTAAATGGGCTAATCCTAACCAGTGACAGGAAAGAATAGAGGTTCAGAATTGGCCCACCAACTTTCACACACCATCACTGAGTCTAAACACTTTGAGAATTGGCCATGCTAGCCACTTCTAATTCTATCCTCAATGATTTCACCCATTGGCCAGTTATCTGGACCAAGTGGAAACTTGAAATTAGGTACATCTGACTAGAGGGAAATTTAAAGGCATAGCAGTATTCATACCGGAGTATCGAGGCTTTTGCTGGGTGGGGTGAGTTCAACTTTTGAATTTTCTCTGAACTGTTTAGCTGGTGGTGTAGCAGAAGCTGCAGCTAAGGCTTGCTTAAGCTCTtgtatctctcgcctctgagaGGAGCAAATGGCAGACAACTTATCAAACTTCAATGAAATTTCTTCCTTCTCCAGGTTTGCTATCTTTAATTGTTCCTTCAGCAAAGTTACTTCTGCTTCCAATTGATGTTCTTTCAATTTGCTAGTCATGTTTACATTGTCAGTACTGTTTTGTGAGTTCATTTTGATATTATCAAAGTCTGCCACGAAGGAGTTGAAGGCAGTAGTTTGTATCTTTGTTTTATTCTCTGTTATTGCCGTTTTGGTTTTCTCCAGCCCAGACTCCGAGCCATTTGCAGAAAACCTAATTTCAAAATCCCCAGGGGAACTATCAACCGATGCAGACAGAGACTTCCGAGATGAATTGGGAGCTGGTGTGTTCTGGTTCTTAGCCTGTGATTGCTTTGATGTGACTTGATTAATGGGCTCTTCATCAAAAGCTGGCCCCTTGTCATAAGCAAAAGATAGCTCCTGAGCATGTTGAGTTGACCAAAATGCACCCATAGAACCCCTGTTGTCCACAGCTTTCACAGGACCTTGTGCCATCACGTTGGAAGAATCACTAAGAGAGGTACTCCTCATATTGTCTCTTGATGATGAAGAGGCACTCATTTGCTGTGGTCTTGTTGATGCTGCAACAAATAATTTAGGTTATTGAACAGACAAGAAGAACTATTTTCAGGCAAATGAAAATTTAAGGTGCAGATAAAAAATATGAGCAATTAACAAAACCAAGATGAGCGATTAACAAAACAGATGGTTTTCTATTCACACAAAAGTATATATATGAGATTTCACGCAACAGCATTCCTACATTTCCTAATATTTATCTAGAAAAATCTACCAAAAAAATTAACTGCAATCAAGTACACAGCAGGGCATGATTTCCCCAAAAAGCAAGATGCTAATAAGCAAACCTTCATCAATGGCAGTATGAGATTCAAATGCTGATCCAGATGGAGATCCATCAGGTAAATCCTTTTGCAGCTCCAATGGAAGTAACTCATTAATGCGGAACCACACCTAAAACAGAAAATTTATCAACACGCTGAAACAGAAGACCTTTTATGTGTTGGCTTCATGGTGTATGCACTAATTAAGACCAACCTAAATTCATGGAAGTGAATGGCCAATCAAGCAAAGCCCTTGCCTGTGTGATGTCTGGTCTGGCATCTGGAGAAGAATTAAGCATGTCTTTGATAAGTGTTGTAATAGAAGAACTGTACTTCGGCAATTCTGGGATACGATAGTTCCCGTTAAGTATTTGAAGCTTTGATTCTCCATCAAATGCTGATTTGAAGTAGCAGATTCTATACAAGAGACATCCAAGAGCCTGTAAAAAAACACAAACACTAACGTTCAACTCGTGGCACTATTAATTAGTAATTGATCAGGTACAACAAAAAATTGCAATTCAATAATATGATAGGCACATTTGCATAAAACCAGAATTCAAAATGATAGCTGCAGAGGTGGTTTACCCAGATATCTACTTTCTCACTGATAATCTCCCTCCTGTACAAGTCCCACATCTGCAATAAGTGAACAAGCATATAGTAGTAAATAAATATATGGAACAGACTGAAAAAGGGCTCAAACTTGAAATTTTCAATATAAACCTCAGGAGCTCTATATGCAGGAGTGGTGTGCTTCCTGATGTTATCTTCTTCAATGCCCATCTCCTCAGGTTTATCAAAGCACTTATGATTTGTCGACACACTACCAAAATCGCATAGTTTCCAAGCCCCATCAGCAGCAAGAAGAACATTTTCAGCCTTTAGGTCCCTGCAAATGCAAATGAATTATATTTTCCATTACAAGAGATCTGAAATGAAACTTGGCATAGCAGTTTCCTGAGGGTACAGCTTGACTCAATAAGGAGAAAGAACCAAGAAAACACACAGAATTATCTGTTTCCTAGCTACAACTAAACAACGACAGTCCTGAATGCCTTAGACTAAGGAAAACGATACCCCCTGCACATCCATGAATGTGAAAAGTAACATGCATTAACATCTAGTTTGCAAGTCAAGATGCCAGCTATAGAGCAGAAGTAAGTTGACTCAGCATGCTTTTCTATAGTTAGTTGTTAGTTGATTCAACTTGCAAGCTTGGCACTTTGTTACTTGATCCAGTATAACATTGCTGAGTCTGTGACATAGATGTAATGTTATGTTCAAGGTACAAAAGACGAACTTGCATCTAATTTGTTTTCACATGAGACATAGGCAGATTAATGCCGCTCAACAATTTCATGGAAAGGCAACCACAAAAGCATCAACTACATAAGAACACCGAGTACTGCTTGGTGGAAACATTGTGCAGAGTGGTTCCAATCAATCCACATGCTGGAAAGTGATGGACTCACCTGTGAGCAAGAGGCGGCGTCTGGCAATGCATCGCAAAGACAGCATTGCAAACATCCCGGAAGATGAGAGCCACCTTCTCTTCATCAAAGTAGCCTGCTCCTCTGCCCTCCAACACAGAAACCAGCGACTTCTCGCAGAACTCCATGAGCAGCAGTGCCTCCCTCGTCCGTCCCATGTCCAGTACGGCGTGTGCAACCAGCGTGACCACATTAGGGTGTCCCTTGAGCGACCGCATCACCGTGATCTCCTTCCGGACCAGGCCCAGCGACTCCTCGTCCTGGACGATCACGTGCTTGAGGGCGTACTGCTTCGCCGGGTTTACCAGGTCTCTGGCAGCATAGACGGATGAGAACCCACCCTCCGCAATGGCCTCCCGGACGTGCACCTTGACATTGCCAACATCGACGGTCCGACCCTCCAGGCCACTGGGCTGCTCCTTGGGGATGAACTGCTTGAGCCTCCACATGGCTGTTGTTGCACAAAAATCCTAGAGAAACCTTGCAGGACCAGAGTGGCAGTTAGGCACGGATTTGGGGTTTAGCTGAACCCCAGAATTTGTTGACCCTGCGCGATGGAATCATGGATGGATGGATTAGAGTAGGCTTGACCAGCAGCACCCTCCAAAGTTTGGATTTTCATTGCTTGCTATCACATTAAAAGAAAATGGAAGATCCCACGAGGAACAAAAACGAGATCGCAGAGCAGTTCATCCGAAGAGGTCAGGATGGCTCACCAACAAACGGAGATATCGATCCAGGTCCGACTGGGTGGATCTGCACAGCACTCCAGACACCAGAGGGCAGCACCGACACCTTCCGCAGAGAGAGAGGAAAGGGAACTTGGGTGGTGGAAAGAGGGGCCTCGGGTTTGTCGTACCCGTCGCCAGCCGGAGGCGCAGCGAGGGCCGGAGGCAGAGGGAGCAGAAATGAGAACCCTCTGACGACGAGGCgcagctggcggcggcggcggcggcgggataaGGAAGGATTCCCCTGTGTATCTTGATCTTCTGGTGCTTTTCTGGTTTGCACGCCAACTTAGACTGACTAGATCCACGGGCCACGGCGGAATACAACTTTCCTCATTTCCCGTTGAAACAAACTGCTCCGGGTTGGATTAATCATTAGTTGAAAGCTTCAAACTCCTATAATATGTATTAATATCTATAACATAAAACAAGTATattgtaaaaatatattttataacaaATTTAATAGtattaatttgatactataaattttagtgttttttctaaaaattcggttaaaattttaaaagtttaaTTAGAACAACTATAAAAATTACATCTTTCGGGAATATAGGAAGTAGTACTACTTACTGTGATACACAAAGGGCCTTCCCAAGACATAAAGCCATTCCAAGAAAGACTATGAGCTTAACCCAGGTCTCGTttatttccaaaaaaatttgcaaaataggaatagtagtacttttatttgtatttgacaaatattattcaattatggactaactaggctcaaaagattcgtctcgccaatttcgaccaaactgtgcaattagttttattttcatgtatatttaatacttcatgcatacgtctaaagattcgatgtgacagggaatctgaaaaattttgcaaaatttttaggaactaaacaaggccccagtcAAAGATCGAAAACGTGTGTGACGGTTCTCTCTCAAAACAAATTATTACTAAAAAAATCACTAAGGCCTTCTTCGGTgcgcaaaaaattttgaaattcgatactgtagcaatttcgtttttatttaataaacattgtccaattatagagtaactaggcttaaaagattcgactcgcgatttacagatgaactgtgtaattagtttttattttcatatatatttaatgcatcgtgcatgtgccgcaagattcgatgtgatggaaaattttgaaaatttttgggaactaaacaaggcctaaaacttTATTTTCATCACATGCATCCactctaaaaataaaaagacgttTGCAATTAAGGATTTGGTGGAGTTCATGTgtcaaaagagaaaaaaaaagtccaAGAGAGTAGTACATAAGctaggggtgtttggttggggatGATAAAATTTAACaggtattgtagtatttttgttttatttgatattAGTGTTTAATAATAGGCTAATtcgatttaaaagatttatctcgcaaattaacctctagctatgtttttagttttataaatggtctatatttagtacttcatataTGTGTTCAAATATTCAATGTGATAGGTGATAAAAAAATCACCCCAAACGGGCCAAAGGAACTGTTGTTTCGTCGTTTAATGTTAGAGgggtttgggccttgtttagttccaaaaaattttacaaaatagaaatagtaccattttcgtttgtatttgacaaatattatccaaacatatactaactagacttaaaagattcgtctcgtcaatttcgaccaaactgtgcaattagtttctattttcgtctatatttaatacttcatacatgcgtttaaagatttgatgtgacgaggaatct encodes:
- the LOC110432899 gene encoding probable serine/threonine-protein kinase DDB_G0276461; the encoded protein is MWRLKQFIPKEQPSGLEGRTVDVGNVKVHVREAIAEGGFSSVYAARDLVNPAKQYALKHVIVQDEESLGLVRKEITVMRSLKGHPNVVTLVAHAVLDMGRTREALLLMEFCEKSLVSVLEGRGAGYFDEEKVALIFRDVCNAVFAMHCQTPPLAHRDLKAENVLLAADGAWKLCDFGSVSTNHKCFDKPEEMGIEEDNIRKHTTPAYRAPEMWDLYRREIISEKVDIWALGCLLYRICYFKSAFDGESKLQILNGNYRIPELPKYSSSITTLIKDMLNSSPDARPDITQVWFRINELLPLELQKDLPDGSPSGSAFESHTAIDEASTRPQQMSASSSSRDNMRSTSLSDSSNVMAQGPVKAVDNRGSMGAFWSTQHAQELSFAYDKGPAFDEEPINQVTSKQSQAKNQNTPAPNSSRKSLSASVDSSPGDFEIRFSANGSESGLEKTKTAITENKTKIQTTAFNSFVADFDNIKMNSQNSTDNVNMTSKLKEHQLEAEVTLLKEQLKIANLEKEEISLKFDKLSAICSSQRREIQELKQALAAASATPPAKQFRENSKVELTPPSKSLDTPPREKIEGTPPELRHGLFTSSPGTPSPDPKTWSAFPEEPKAQAAVKSVHPRSVRTLRASNSNKASSLGQSNISSSTDPFAFGQDSFKAAPSGTVLPQLSSMGNTSQVNNLNVEEKKDGSYQPAGWTGF